In Treponema sp. OMZ 798, the following proteins share a genomic window:
- a CDS encoding OmpH family outer membrane protein, producing the protein MNKKSTLIIVTMLLMSLGIYAQQITRFAVIDTGLIFDTFRRDAKAARDYQEKKEKFENQKKLLEAEIVQLRQKKVNAEADGKDSEVKKYEEKIKSKITLLMEYVKASNDELNMLRKNLINDDIFYSSLYEAVRRVAESEGYTMVLSYEHNTGIIWYSPTVDITDKVIQELRKQSE; encoded by the coding sequence ATGAATAAAAAAAGTACCCTAATTATTGTTACTATGTTATTGATGTCTCTTGGAATCTATGCACAGCAGATTACCCGCTTTGCAGTTATAGACACCGGACTTATTTTCGATACTTTTAGACGGGATGCAAAGGCAGCAAGGGACTATCAGGAAAAAAAGGAAAAATTTGAAAATCAAAAAAAACTTCTTGAGGCTGAAATTGTACAGCTTAGGCAAAAAAAAGTTAATGCAGAAGCAGATGGAAAAGACTCTGAAGTAAAAAAATATGAAGAAAAAATAAAGAGCAAAATTACCTTATTGATGGAATATGTAAAGGCTTCCAATGACGAATTGAATATGCTCAGAAAAAATCTTATCAATGATGATATTTTTTACAGCAGCTTATATGAGGCAGTCCGAAGAGTAGCCGAATCTGAAGGCTACACAATGGTTTTAAGCTATGAGCATAATACAGGCATCATATGGTACAGCCCTACTGTCGATATTACCGACAAGGTTATCCAAGAATTAAGAAAACAAAGTGAATAA
- a CDS encoding tetratricopeptide repeat protein translates to MKKIVILFFLLFTVNAFTQNYTDYMSSGLDAYARSDWSSALFSFQKAIEVSKNSLDEPIYWLIMANASARNYPVALKDAETFLKRFPNSPKAAEVIYQQGRICCLSAKHDQSINILYGFLRKYPNHRQTASAYYWIGENLYMAGRLKDARTIFSRVIIDYPSSAKVEPSRYKIALIDQASTQDELLKLLKISHEELLKLSEESEKNKKIYEQTIAAYQRQSSDAGGDIRIADLSEQLKIERKRNEELHDQLVMFQLKNQELLAILAKMDAKYTSEMAADGESPAADYSDPKARRAAIEALIKKAKILQSMYNQLLEEKGQ, encoded by the coding sequence ATGAAAAAAATTGTAATTTTATTTTTTTTACTTTTTACCGTAAATGCCTTTACACAAAATTATACAGATTATATGTCATCCGGCTTGGATGCCTATGCCCGGTCTGACTGGTCGTCTGCACTCTTTTCCTTTCAAAAGGCAATTGAAGTTTCAAAAAATTCTTTGGATGAGCCTATTTACTGGCTTATAATGGCAAATGCCTCAGCCCGCAATTATCCTGTTGCCCTAAAAGATGCCGAAACTTTTTTAAAACGCTTTCCTAATAGTCCTAAGGCAGCAGAGGTTATTTATCAACAAGGCAGAATATGCTGTCTGTCTGCGAAGCATGATCAGTCCATAAATATTTTATACGGCTTTTTAAGAAAATACCCGAATCACAGACAAACTGCCTCGGCTTATTACTGGATAGGCGAAAACCTCTACATGGCAGGACGCCTAAAAGATGCCCGAACTATTTTTTCGCGTGTTATAATAGATTACCCCTCTTCAGCTAAGGTTGAACCTTCCAGATATAAGATTGCCCTTATAGATCAGGCATCTACACAGGATGAACTCTTAAAACTTTTAAAAATAAGTCATGAAGAGCTTTTAAAACTTTCGGAAGAATCGGAAAAAAATAAAAAAATTTATGAGCAGACTATTGCTGCATATCAAAGACAATCTTCCGATGCCGGTGGCGATATCAGGATTGCAGATCTTTCGGAACAGCTCAAAATAGAAAGAAAGCGGAATGAAGAACTGCATGACCAACTTGTAATGTTTCAGTTAAAAAATCAAGAGCTTTTGGCAATCTTAGCAAAGATGGATGCTAAATACACTTCAGAAATGGCTGCGGATGGTGAATCTCCTGCTGCAGATTATTCCGATCCAAAAGCCAGACGGGCTGCAATTGAGGCTCTAATAAAAAAAGCTAAAATTTTGCAGAGTATGTATAACCAACTCTTGGAGGAAAAAGGCCAATGA
- the tmk gene encoding dTMP kinase, protein MIGLMILPNFVVFEGIDGSGTTSQMRLLKERFESEDRGSLVSFTQEPTSGPIGTLIRSALQGSFELAPETMTRLFAADRCEHIYGLQGILKQVNEGRAVFSDRYLFSSLAYQAADGAAGLAKLQNEGFPLPEFLFFFDLPVDISMGRVMGRSNVLEIYEEKTFQYKVQDEYKKIIDEYKLKEPKMNIVIINAVEQIEEIHEKLWSIVKNLPKI, encoded by the coding sequence ATGATAGGCCTCATGATATTACCCAACTTTGTTGTATTTGAAGGAATAGACGGCTCAGGGACTACGAGCCAGATGAGGCTTTTAAAGGAAAGGTTTGAGTCTGAAGATAGGGGCTCTCTTGTTTCATTTACCCAAGAGCCTACATCAGGCCCTATAGGAACTCTAATCCGCTCGGCGCTTCAAGGTTCCTTTGAACTTGCTCCTGAAACTATGACACGTTTATTTGCAGCAGACCGATGCGAACATATTTACGGTTTGCAAGGTATTCTAAAACAGGTTAATGAGGGCAGGGCTGTTTTTTCGGATAGATATCTTTTTTCAAGTCTTGCCTATCAAGCTGCTGACGGGGCTGCCGGCCTTGCAAAATTGCAAAATGAAGGCTTTCCCCTCCCGGAATTTCTATTCTTCTTTGATCTGCCTGTCGATATTTCTATGGGCCGGGTAATGGGACGCAGTAATGTCCTCGAAATATACGAAGAAAAAACTTTTCAATACAAGGTTCAAGACGAGTATAAGAAAATTATAGATGAGTACAAGTTAAAAGAGCCTAAAATGAACATAGTTATAATTAACGCCGTTGAACAAATTGAAGAAATTCACGAGAAATTATGGAGTATTGTAAAAAATTTGCCGAAAATATAA
- the rpe gene encoding ribulose-phosphate 3-epimerase: MDRCFKLSPSLLSADFSKLGEELTFIEKNGGDWVHIDVMDGQFVPNLTFGPPVIKAIRPCSGLVFDVHLMVNNPENLVSAFADAGADYFTFHAEASIHADRLIADIRAHGMKAGVSIVPTTPVGMLEEIAPLVDLILVMSVNPGFGGQRLIPYCLEKVKRLRSLREEKKYNYLISVDGGIDSKNVGSVIDAGADVIVSGSAFFSGDLRI, encoded by the coding sequence ATGGATAGGTGTTTTAAATTAAGTCCTTCACTTTTAAGTGCAGATTTTTCAAAACTAGGGGAAGAATTGACCTTTATAGAAAAAAACGGCGGCGACTGGGTTCACATAGATGTTATGGATGGGCAGTTTGTGCCTAATTTAACCTTCGGACCTCCGGTAATAAAGGCCATACGGCCTTGTTCCGGGCTTGTTTTTGACGTGCATCTAATGGTCAATAATCCCGAAAATTTAGTCTCAGCCTTTGCAGATGCAGGTGCAGACTACTTTACCTTTCATGCTGAAGCATCTATTCATGCAGACAGACTTATTGCCGATATCCGTGCTCATGGAATGAAGGCCGGAGTAAGCATTGTACCTACTACACCTGTCGGAATGCTTGAAGAAATAGCTCCCTTGGTAGATCTTATCTTGGTTATGAGTGTTAATCCGGGATTCGGAGGACAAAGGCTTATACCGTATTGTTTAGAAAAAGTTAAGCGGTTAAGGTCATTGCGTGAAGAAAAAAAATATAATTATTTGATTTCTGTCGATGGTGGGATCGATTCAAAAAATGTGGGGTCGGTGATCGATGCCGGTGCCGACGTAATTGTGTCAGGTTCAGCTTTCTTTTCAGGAGATTTAAGAATATGA
- the bamA gene encoding outer membrane protein assembly factor BamA, whose translation MEIFLLIKGIKMLKKKIIGFMLILFALNCFAQEPEGWYNGKPVLEIQFKGLQNIDSSELDEIFKSYKKKPFSDELYWEILQKIYALDYFTDIVPKAIPADDKYQYVFLEFIVKEKPAVKDIVFTGNNNIRKADLLSAIKVKKGDIFNEVNIKNAERALKDFYIEKGFTKAEISSKTSENKEKNSINVEFFVKEGKMSVITKILFEGNSKFPEKALKKVLVSKEAWLLQKGFFREDALQADKSAIKLFYGEHGYIDAHVETIKKDVDTESDPQKDQITLTYVIMEGEQFTYAGVDFQGNYIFSTKELSEKFKLKKGDIFNLKKFEIGFGDVANLYFENGYTSNYIDKKENRNTSTKEVSYTIIIVERERSHVENIIVKGNTKTKDNVILREILIKEGDVFSKTKLINSFRNLANLRYFSAVLPDVLPGSEPDLVDIIVNVEEQSTAGIQFGVTFSGSPDPDTFPMSVFAQWEEKNLFGTGRELSVNLNAASDIQSLTLGFTENWFLGKPLSVGFDFSVAHKNLYTYQDILYPLNNVPDPHVTIEQFNENPSLSEAFKMKYDRLEFGIGMNSGYRWFPKFAVITLRGGVNFGLVKNFYNSLLYRPAEEKIRTQQERWSLSNSLKIKLSLDDRDLAHDPSKGWFLSQEISFFGLFPKIEDEYFFQSDTKGEFYVTLLDYPVSDIWNLKFVLGFYSGFSFQIPLEKKPISFDRMFYIDGAFKGRGWIGLGPQGAGTVMQNNWIEFRWPLAHGILSFDFFFDAIAVKHDLKDLKSLSINDYYFSFGPGLRFSIPQFPLRLMFANTFKSQNGKPVWGNGKNADWRFVLSFNIPNL comes from the coding sequence ATGGAAATTTTCTTATTGATTAAGGGGATAAAAATGTTGAAGAAAAAAATTATAGGTTTCATGCTAATCTTATTTGCTTTAAACTGCTTTGCTCAAGAACCTGAGGGATGGTATAATGGAAAACCGGTTCTAGAGATTCAATTCAAAGGTTTACAAAATATCGACAGCTCAGAATTAGATGAAATTTTCAAATCATACAAAAAAAAGCCTTTTTCTGATGAGCTATATTGGGAAATCTTACAAAAAATCTATGCATTGGATTATTTTACCGATATCGTTCCTAAGGCGATACCGGCAGACGACAAATATCAATACGTATTTTTGGAATTTATAGTTAAGGAAAAACCGGCCGTAAAGGATATTGTGTTTACAGGCAACAACAATATCAGAAAAGCAGACTTACTTTCAGCTATCAAGGTAAAGAAGGGCGACATTTTTAATGAAGTTAATATAAAAAATGCTGAAAGAGCCTTAAAAGACTTTTATATAGAAAAAGGATTTACAAAAGCAGAAATATCAAGTAAAACCTCTGAAAATAAAGAGAAAAACAGCATAAATGTCGAATTTTTTGTAAAAGAAGGCAAAATGTCTGTAATAACTAAGATACTTTTTGAAGGAAATTCAAAATTTCCGGAAAAAGCCTTAAAAAAGGTACTTGTATCCAAAGAAGCATGGTTACTGCAAAAGGGCTTTTTTAGAGAAGACGCCCTTCAAGCCGATAAAAGTGCAATTAAACTATTTTACGGCGAACATGGATATATAGATGCCCATGTTGAAACAATAAAAAAAGATGTAGATACCGAATCCGATCCGCAAAAAGACCAAATTACCCTTACCTATGTAATAATGGAAGGAGAACAGTTTACCTATGCAGGAGTGGACTTTCAAGGCAACTATATTTTTTCAACCAAGGAATTAAGCGAAAAATTCAAACTTAAAAAAGGCGATATCTTTAATTTGAAGAAATTTGAAATCGGATTTGGGGATGTAGCCAACCTATATTTTGAAAACGGTTATACAAGTAACTATATAGATAAAAAAGAAAACCGTAATACGTCAACTAAAGAAGTCTCCTATACAATTATAATTGTTGAACGAGAAAGAAGCCATGTAGAAAACATAATAGTAAAAGGGAACACAAAAACTAAGGACAATGTTATCTTAAGAGAAATTCTCATAAAGGAAGGAGACGTATTCTCTAAAACAAAACTAATAAATAGTTTTAGAAACTTAGCCAATCTAAGATATTTTTCGGCTGTTTTACCGGATGTTCTCCCCGGTTCAGAACCTGACCTTGTCGATATTATAGTCAATGTTGAAGAACAATCTACAGCAGGAATCCAATTCGGCGTTACTTTCTCAGGTTCGCCTGATCCTGATACCTTTCCAATGTCAGTATTTGCACAGTGGGAAGAAAAAAACTTATTTGGAACAGGAAGAGAGCTGTCGGTTAATTTAAATGCCGCAAGCGACATACAAAGTTTAACCCTAGGTTTTACGGAAAACTGGTTTTTAGGTAAACCCCTTTCAGTAGGCTTTGATTTTTCGGTAGCGCATAAAAATTTATATACTTATCAGGACATTCTTTATCCCCTTAACAATGTTCCTGACCCGCACGTAACCATTGAACAGTTTAATGAAAATCCTTCTCTGTCTGAAGCATTTAAAATGAAGTATGACCGCCTTGAGTTTGGAATAGGCATGAACTCAGGATATAGATGGTTCCCTAAATTTGCGGTTATAACATTGAGAGGCGGGGTAAATTTCGGCCTCGTAAAGAATTTTTACAACAGCCTGCTTTACAGACCTGCCGAAGAAAAAATAAGAACACAGCAGGAAAGATGGAGCTTGAGCAACTCATTAAAGATAAAACTATCTTTGGATGATAGAGACCTTGCACATGATCCTTCTAAGGGATGGTTTTTAAGCCAAGAAATAAGTTTTTTCGGCCTTTTCCCCAAAATTGAAGATGAGTACTTTTTTCAATCCGACACAAAGGGCGAATTTTATGTAACTTTATTGGATTACCCTGTAAGCGATATATGGAATTTAAAATTTGTTCTAGGGTTCTACTCAGGCTTCTCTTTCCAGATCCCTCTTGAGAAAAAACCAATCAGCTTTGACCGAATGTTTTATATTGACGGAGCCTTTAAGGGAAGAGGATGGATAGGTTTGGGACCTCAAGGAGCCGGAACTGTTATGCAAAATAACTGGATAGAATTCAGATGGCCTTTGGCCCATGGAATTTTATCCTTTGACTTCTTCTTTGATGCCATAGCCGTCAAACATGACCTAAAGGATTTAAAATCCTTAAGTATAAATGATTATTATTTCAGCTTCGGTCCGGGATTGCGCTTTTCAATACCTCAATTCCCCTTGCGCTTGATGTTTGCAAATACCTTTAAATCCCAAAACGGAAAGCCGGTATGGGGCAACGGAAAAAATGCCGACTGGAGATTCGTTCTTTCATTCAATATACCCAATTTATAG
- a CDS encoding translocation/assembly module TamB domain-containing protein: protein MENIKKRRIIEIIVFLAIVVSSLIVFHPAAKALEEQLVYVRDNLIKAVEDEFEIKITYASISPSFFDRIKIRDVNIYNAETGNKIAHFSLLYVDYRLISLIKKDFTSVAASLGVYDGLIDFNIEKNKNILKKIKIEGNIDDQITKNQKKEADIEFSADILKIIEDNLKKVKNIKPIKIELKNIALNYSNKNSNASFYTSSGKFTLNSGKIDFYINSSLRYNSFIQTNFPGFSTIININGSFYPDTVSASSILNFSDIRIGNIYINKFSVFASYLDKIASVTTLQDIQPIDVKGSWNMLENIGSINLECNDLKPLSVISPSEGMDILKELKDAAFTGHFNLSFAKPEKLLWDTSFSIKLPKFQIAGNKIEKSILSFKADGDENLIKLQNLKLTNSDINLSAQGSYKIKEILPNFYLNISKFKLQSGENMAMSLNVSSNKNKIFLKIPRADIGKASLENIQGLLERKTEKTDIYFSGKDPTGGFSIDGTWTHPSKAGSSNKNPGYLELHGTIDSISIENIYNGALSFSGLTVPGQSLLEASIAPVQMTSEFYISSDFEHFSYNIIQAVLASNSKNGFYSLFSLQGNESSLNISDIDILFNNMNLRGNVNSSFEKDSMIFDSLLTLNDISYKVSGLLTDEMISIYGDYDLNINILKGAEKKLKGTMQVKELPVPFIDSLFSADTSFEYENNTNWGLTCNYAKLEYLETDITKTDESLEFYAEGYAKPTEVFFHNVKAGIKNKQLEGTAAFNLIPSSDENISQYAANLSLADKNKKENFIFNSLFTISDKIYFDGTCKITDISLKRFLKKQRPENKIEAEFVFLGNQDSLSVKADLKNISFNLNGQNIEGRAAAFIDNDKMNLYESSFKWGGHKINNIEAFINPSEQKGALTFLYEMEPKKQGNKETQDTRASFSFNFISTADKKNTENQNIIEKTLSLTSHFNIEMKISDWILAGKKGEESIKASLVKEPSIIALYAGNNDEIYGFKTDDGIVSLHIDESFPFHLNIDGMLAGDNINLSVSNIGIDLAKVINIIPNNDIIKFSGGKVQGNLQISGTQKDPLFYGSLKGEKLFCTSPAYSPDTYGPVEIPIQFDGTIISVPYTVLHGKIGSLWAEASSEFIGWIPYYTTVDCGILENTQALIRTKNIAFHADGRAEGKIRLEINPELITLEGDAYFDKGYFSIPFADLQKQSEQASTGTGIPAFYMNLNLNLGKKSEFRFPSTELPFLRALAYTENEPFNLNLDTGLGKFEMSGSAKIRTGEIFYIKRNFYIKEGELKILNSPFQQIEPIISVRAEIKDKMPDGQPLTINLTAKDQHLDLERFRPVISTSPPMAMSASDTMNLMGQVALGDLKNSNVLKETLRNASDILANMGIMRRVEQEVRDFLHIDVFSVRSLLIQNVILENLFRSSKDKPLTIGNYFDNTSVYIGKYFGSAIYADAMLHLSYYDPLSAKTDVVRKPVYGNLLFQPEIGFEMNTPFVLLRWHIAPSRPDSLFVSDTGLTLSWKFSY from the coding sequence GTGGAAAATATAAAAAAAAGGCGCATCATAGAAATTATCGTTTTTCTCGCAATAGTTGTAAGCTCACTGATAGTTTTTCATCCGGCGGCTAAGGCTTTGGAAGAGCAGCTGGTATATGTAAGGGATAATCTTATAAAGGCAGTGGAAGACGAATTTGAAATAAAAATTACCTATGCATCTATATCTCCCTCCTTTTTTGATAGAATCAAAATAAGGGATGTTAATATTTACAATGCCGAAACAGGCAACAAAATAGCGCACTTTTCACTGCTTTATGTAGATTACAGGCTTATCTCATTAATCAAAAAAGATTTTACTTCTGTAGCGGCATCCTTAGGTGTTTATGACGGACTTATAGATTTTAACATTGAAAAAAATAAAAATATTTTAAAAAAAATCAAAATAGAAGGAAATATCGATGATCAGATAACAAAAAATCAAAAAAAAGAAGCCGATATAGAATTTTCGGCAGATATATTAAAAATTATTGAAGATAATTTAAAAAAAGTTAAAAATATAAAACCTATAAAGATAGAATTAAAAAATATTGCCTTAAATTACAGTAATAAAAATTCAAACGCATCTTTCTATACTTCAAGCGGGAAATTTACATTGAATTCGGGTAAAATTGATTTTTATATAAATTCAAGTCTTAGATATAACAGCTTTATACAAACAAATTTTCCGGGGTTCAGTACAATCATAAATATAAACGGTTCATTTTATCCCGACACCGTTTCAGCCTCTTCGATACTAAACTTTTCAGACATAAGAATAGGAAACATTTATATAAATAAATTTTCGGTATTTGCATCATACTTAGACAAGATAGCTTCAGTTACAACCCTTCAAGACATTCAGCCTATTGATGTAAAAGGTTCTTGGAATATGTTGGAAAATATAGGCAGCATAAATCTTGAGTGTAATGACTTAAAACCTCTGTCAGTCATTTCTCCTTCCGAAGGAATGGATATTCTTAAAGAATTAAAAGATGCAGCTTTTACAGGACATTTTAATTTAAGTTTTGCTAAACCCGAAAAACTTTTATGGGATACATCCTTTTCAATTAAACTACCGAAATTTCAAATAGCCGGCAACAAAATTGAAAAATCCATACTCAGTTTTAAGGCCGATGGAGACGAAAACCTTATAAAACTTCAAAACTTAAAATTAACTAATTCCGATATAAATTTATCTGCCCAAGGCTCTTACAAAATAAAAGAAATTTTACCTAACTTTTATTTAAATATTTCAAAATTTAAATTACAATCGGGTGAAAATATGGCTATGAGCCTAAATGTCTCTTCAAACAAAAATAAAATATTTTTAAAAATTCCCCGTGCCGATATTGGTAAGGCATCTTTAGAGAACATACAAGGCTTATTGGAGAGAAAAACGGAAAAAACCGATATATATTTTTCCGGAAAAGATCCTACCGGAGGCTTCAGTATTGACGGTACATGGACTCATCCTTCAAAAGCCGGATCATCCAACAAAAATCCGGGCTATTTAGAGCTTCATGGAACTATCGACTCCATAAGCATTGAAAATATTTACAATGGAGCACTCTCTTTTTCCGGATTAACAGTTCCCGGGCAAAGCTTATTGGAAGCTTCAATCGCCCCTGTTCAAATGACAAGCGAATTTTATATATCAAGCGACTTTGAACACTTTTCGTATAATATAATACAAGCTGTTCTTGCATCTAATTCAAAAAACGGATTTTACAGCTTGTTTTCGCTGCAAGGAAACGAATCTTCTCTTAATATAAGCGATATCGATATTCTCTTTAATAATATGAATCTAAGAGGAAACGTAAATTCATCCTTTGAAAAGGATAGCATGATTTTTGATTCACTTCTAACCTTAAACGATATAAGTTATAAGGTTTCAGGCCTCTTGACTGATGAAATGATAAGCATTTACGGAGATTATGATCTAAACATAAATATTCTAAAGGGTGCCGAAAAAAAGTTAAAAGGAACTATGCAGGTAAAAGAGCTTCCCGTTCCGTTTATAGATTCTCTTTTTTCTGCTGATACATCCTTTGAATATGAAAATAATACAAATTGGGGGCTTACCTGCAATTATGCGAAATTGGAATATCTTGAAACCGATATTACAAAAACTGATGAAAGCCTTGAATTTTATGCTGAAGGCTATGCAAAACCTACAGAAGTTTTTTTTCATAACGTAAAAGCAGGAATAAAGAATAAACAGCTTGAAGGAACTGCAGCCTTTAATTTAATTCCTTCTTCAGATGAAAATATTAGTCAATATGCAGCCAATCTTTCTCTTGCGGATAAAAATAAAAAGGAAAACTTTATATTCAACTCATTATTTACCATTTCGGATAAAATTTACTTTGATGGAACATGTAAAATAACAGATATATCGCTTAAACGTTTTTTAAAAAAACAAAGGCCTGAAAATAAAATCGAAGCCGAATTTGTTTTTCTCGGGAACCAAGATTCTCTTTCGGTAAAAGCCGACTTAAAAAATATATCGTTTAATCTAAACGGTCAAAATATTGAAGGAAGGGCTGCAGCCTTTATCGATAACGATAAGATGAATCTTTATGAATCATCCTTTAAATGGGGAGGGCATAAGATTAATAACATCGAAGCCTTTATAAATCCTTCAGAGCAAAAAGGAGCCCTTACATTTTTATATGAGATGGAACCAAAAAAACAGGGTAATAAAGAAACCCAGGATACAAGGGCTTCTTTTTCTTTTAATTTTATATCTACAGCAGATAAAAAAAACACGGAAAACCAAAACATAATCGAAAAAACTCTTAGCCTGACTTCCCATTTTAACATTGAGATGAAGATATCCGATTGGATTCTCGCAGGTAAAAAAGGAGAGGAAAGCATCAAAGCTTCATTGGTAAAAGAACCCAGTATTATAGCTTTGTATGCCGGCAACAATGACGAAATATACGGTTTTAAAACAGATGACGGAATTGTCTCCCTTCACATAGATGAATCTTTTCCATTCCATCTAAACATTGACGGAATGCTGGCCGGGGATAATATAAATCTTTCCGTATCAAATATAGGTATCGATCTTGCAAAGGTAATAAACATTATACCCAATAACGATATTATCAAATTTTCAGGCGGTAAGGTGCAAGGCAATCTCCAAATAAGCGGTACTCAGAAGGACCCTCTATTTTACGGAAGTCTTAAAGGAGAAAAGCTATTTTGTACATCGCCGGCCTACTCTCCCGATACCTATGGACCTGTAGAAATTCCCATACAATTTGACGGCACTATTATATCCGTCCCATACACTGTTTTACACGGAAAAATCGGAAGTCTATGGGCTGAAGCTTCATCCGAATTTATCGGCTGGATTCCTTATTACACTACCGTAGACTGCGGAATCCTTGAAAATACGCAGGCCTTGATAAGAACAAAAAACATAGCCTTTCACGCTGATGGAAGGGCTGAAGGCAAAATAAGACTTGAAATAAACCCTGAACTTATTACCCTTGAAGGCGATGCCTATTTCGATAAGGGCTATTTTTCAATTCCGTTTGCTGATCTACAAAAGCAAAGCGAACAAGCATCAACCGGCACCGGCATACCGGCTTTTTACATGAATTTAAATTTGAATTTGGGAAAAAAATCGGAATTTAGATTTCCATCAACGGAGTTACCTTTTTTAAGAGCTTTGGCTTACACTGAAAATGAACCTTTTAACCTAAACCTTGATACGGGACTGGGAAAATTCGAAATGTCGGGATCCGCAAAGATACGTACAGGCGAAATTTTTTATATAAAAAGAAACTTTTATATAAAAGAGGGAGAACTAAAAATTCTTAACTCACCTTTTCAGCAAATTGAACCCATAATATCGGTAAGAGCCGAAATAAAGGATAAAATGCCCGACGGCCAGCCTCTTACAATAAATTTGACGGCAAAGGATCAGCATCTTGACCTTGAGCGTTTTAGACCTGTAATCTCAACCTCCCCTCCAATGGCCATGTCGGCTTCCGATACAATGAACTTGATGGGTCAGGTGGCCTTAGGAGACTTAAAAAACAGCAATGTTTTAAAAGAAACCTTGAGAAATGCCTCAGATATTTTAGCAAATATGGGTATCATGAGGCGGGTTGAGCAAGAAGTCAGAGACTTTCTGCATATAGATGTATTTTCCGTAAGAAGTCTACTCATACAAAATGTTATTTTGGAAAATTTATTTAGATCTTCAAAGGATAAGCCATTGACAATCGGTAACTATTTTGATAATACAAGTGTTTACATTGGTAAGTATTTTGGTTCTGCCATATATGCAGATGCAATGCTGCATCTTAGCTATTACGATCCGCTTTCTGCAAAAACAGATGTTGTTAGAAAACCGGTTTACGGAAATTTACTGTTTCAACCGGAAATAGGTTTTGAAATGAATACTCCGTTTGTCCTGCTTAGATGGCACATAGCTCCGAGCAGACCCGATTCTCTGTTTGTATCAGATACAGGATTGACACTATCATGGAAATTTTCTTATTGA